One genomic segment of Hordeum vulgare subsp. vulgare chromosome 2H, MorexV3_pseudomolecules_assembly, whole genome shotgun sequence includes these proteins:
- the LOC123427538 gene encoding putative cis-zeatin O-glucosyltransferase, translating into MGREKHAMEPVAVVAVPFPAQGHLNQLLHLSLQLASRGVDVHYAAPAQHIRQARARVHGWGEEALLSIQFHDLGISSYVSPPPDPTADSPFPSHLMPLFETFTAGARAPLAALLENLSGSCRRVVVVHDRINAFAAEEALRLPNGEAFGLHCVAVSMLVGRIDANHPLLRENGVVLSAIERYATKEFVEYANRARPVKQISTGAGILANTCHALEGDFIDVVAGHLAADGKKLFAIGPLNPLLDDSASKQSKQRHECLDWLDEQPPASVLYVSFGTTSSLRAEQIEELAAALCGSRQRFIWVLRDADRGDIFADAGDSRHEKLLSEFTKNTEGTGLVITGWAPQLEILAHTATAAFMSHCGWNSTMESLSHGKPILAWPMHCDQPWDAELVCNYLEAGILVRPWEKHSEVTTAKAIQEVIEEAMLSDKGIAVRQRARALGEAVRASVADGGSSRKDLDLFTAYITR; encoded by the coding sequence ATGGGGAGAGAGAAGCACGCAATGGAGCCTGTAGCCGTCGTGGCGGTGCCGTTCCCGGCGCAGGGCCACCTCAACCAGCTGCTGCACCTGTCGCTGCAGCTCGCGTCGCGCGGGGTGGACGTGCACTACGCCGCGCCCGCGCAGCACATCCGGCAGGCGCGCGCCCGCGTGCACGGCTGGGGCGAGGAGGCGCTCCTATCCATCCAGTTCCACGACCTCGGCATCTCCAGCTATGTCTCCCCGCCTCCAGATCCCACCGCTGACTCGCCCTTCCCGTCCCACCTCATGCCCCTGTTCGAGACATTCACCGCCGGCGCGCGCGCCCCGCTTGCGGCTCTCCTCGAGAACCTCTCCGGTTCCTGCCGTCGCGTGGTCGTAGTGCACGATCGCATCAACGCCTTCGCCGCCGAGGAGGCGCTGCGGCTGCCCAACGGCGAGGCGTTCGGGCTGCACTGCGTGGCCGTGTCGATGCTCGTTGGAAGAATCGACGCGAACCACCCCCTACTGCGTGAGAACGGCGTCGTCCTCAGCGCCATCGAGCGCTATGCAACGAAGGAGTTCGTGGAGTACGCTAACCGGGCCAGACCGGTGAAACAGATCTCGACTGGCGCGGGCATCCTGGCAAACACATGCCACGCGCTAGAGGGTGATTTCATCGACGTTGTCGCCGGGCACCTGGCTGCTGACGGCAAGAAGCTCTTCGCCATCGGGCCGCTAAACCCATTGCTCGACGATAGCGcgtcgaagcagagcaagcagcgGCACGAGTGCCTGGACTGGCTCGACGAGCAGCCTCCGGCGTCGGTGCTGTACGTCTCCTTCGGCACCACGTCGTCTCTGCGAGCGGAGCAAATCGAGGAGCTTGCAGCAGCACTGTGCGGCAGCAGACAGAGGTTCATCTGGGTGCTACGCGACGCCGACCGCGGCGACATATTCGCGGATGCCGGCGACAGCCGCCACGAGAAGCTGCTGTCAGAGTTCACCAAGAACACGGAAGGGACGGGGCTGGTGATCACCGGGTGGGCGCCGCAGCTGGAGATCCTAGCGCACACAGCCACGGCGGCGTTCATGAGCCATTGCGGCTGGAACTCGACCATGGAGAGCCTGAGCCACGGCAAACCGATTCTGGCCTGGCCCATGCACTGCGACCAGCCGTGGGACGCGGAGCTGGTCTGCAACTACCTCGAGGCCGGCATCCTCGTGCGCCCCTGGGAGAAGCACAGTGAGGTGACCACGGCGAAGGCCATCCAGGAAGTCATCGAGGAGGCCATGCTCTCCGACAAAGGAATTGCCGTGCGGCAACGAGCACGTGCGCTCGGGGAGGCTGTCCGCGCCTCCGTGGCTGACGGCGGTTCATCGCGCAAGGACCTAGATCTTTTCACTGCTTACATCACAAGGTGA